One part of the Ziziphus jujuba cultivar Dongzao chromosome 2, ASM3175591v1 genome encodes these proteins:
- the LOC107419157 gene encoding uncharacterized protein LOC107419157, translated as MEENQEFKHVCKFCNKNFPCGRSLGGHMRSHLINNNNNNNNNNNNSAENDEKLIIISSRSNNKHSSLNNGGIKITASSPSPPSTTCFEAAGVLHPGYGLRENPKKTWRIADSSTEDTNSLPDKFCKECGKAFQSWKALFGHMKCHSEKEKISNSFEEQDSWTSGNHHQKQLVMDSQSDNETTTTAPSRRRRSRRRTTRYLGTTANSSSFSTIPNVSSSLNSDVADEQEQEEIAMCLMMLSRDVGGHWVGGGGGLKSVAESSDNSSVFLETPPVSKTSRITILDAKEATPKLKKLLNGKEPGKLNSSLVLEGRQTEFCGVSSGIRKNLSRMNRTESSIDGFFKKDKIIKKSKIDENEACFGKGTELDEAAELCGGASANKLNNSNKRKIHDDYGPELRSDSLKKLANGSAFDCEIRKSSQKRSKFECTTCNKIFHSYQALGGHRASHKKIKGCFATKIESSENSIEFKTDISPEPVTAESKPIKNSKIANNSIDNEMAGGGGGGGVDEEKADQASVRSRKISKGHECPICLKVFSSGQALGGHKRSHLIGGGSEAKSNQTIVIQKPIPEIRDLLDLNLPAPVEEENNDGHVASLKPWWVGNGSHKHEGLVGLISN; from the coding sequence atggaagaaaatcaagaatTCAAACATGTATGCAAGTTCTGCAACAAGAACTTCCCCTGTGGTAGATCTTTGGGAGGTCATATGAGGTCTCACttgatcaacaacaacaacaacaacaacaacaacaacaacaattcaGCAGAGAATGATGAAAAGCTCATCATCATCAGCAGCAGAAGTAATAATAAGCACTCATCTCTCAACAATGGTGGAATCAAAATTActgcttcttctccttctcctcCATCAACAACATGCTTTGAAGCTGCAGGAGTTCTTCATCCTGGCTATGGTCtcagagaaaatcccaaaaagaCATGGAGGATTGCAGATTCAAGTACTGAAGACACCAATTCACTTCCAGACAAGTTTTGCAAAGAATGTGGTAAAGCTTTTCAGTCTTGGAAAGCTCTGTTTGGTCACATGAAATGCCACtcagagaaagagaaaatatcaaACAGCTTCGAAGAGCAAGATTCATGGACTAGTGGAAACCACCACCAGAAGCAGCTTGTCATGGATAGCCAATCTGACAATGAAACAACTACTACTGCTCCTAGTCGGAGAAGGAGATCCAGAAGAAGAACAACAAGGTATTTGGGTACTACTGCgaattcttcttctttctctaccATTCCTAATGTATCTTCATCTTTGAATTCTGATGTTGCTGATGAGCAAGAACAAGAAGAGATCGCCATGTGTTTGATGATGCTCTCTAGAGATGTTGGTGGTCATTgggttggtggtggtggtggtttgAAATCTGTTGCTGAGTCCTCTGATAATTCTTCTGTGTTCTTGGAAACACCACCAGTATCAAAAACCAGTAGGATCACCATTCTTGATGCTAAAGAAGCTACTCCAAAGTTGAAGAAATTACTCAACGGTAAAGAGCCCGGTAAGTTGAATTCCTCTCTGGTTTTAGAAGGGAGACAAACAGAATTTTGTGGTGTTTCTTCTGGGATTCGAAAGAATTTGTCAAGGATGAACAGAACTGAAAGTTCCATTGATGGGTTTTTCAAGAAAGATAAGATTATCAAGAAGTCCAAGATAGATGAAAATGAAGCATGTTTTGGTAAAGGAACTGAGTTAGATGAAGCTGCAGAACTGTGTGGTGGTGCTTCTGCCAACAAGTTGAATAATTCAAACAAGAGAAAGATTCATGATGATTATGGTCCAGAATTGAGATCAGattctttgaagaaattagCAAATGGTTCTGCTTTTGATTGCGAAATCCGGAAAAGTTCACAGAAGAGAAGCAAATTTGAGTGTACTACTTGTAACAAGATCTTTCACTCTTATCAAGCTTTAGGAGGTCATAGAGCTAGTCATAAGAAGATTAAAGGTTGCTTTGCTACGAAAATCGAAAGCAGCGAAAACAGCATCGAATTCAAAACCGATATCTCCCCTGAACCAGTGACAGCTGAAAGCAAACCAATCAAAAACAGCAAAATTGCGAACAACTCCATTGATAATGAAATggctggtggtggtggtggtggtggtgttgaTGAAGAAAAAGCTGATCAAGCAAGTGTAAGGTCCAGGAAAATCAGCAAAGGTCATGAATGCCCAATTTGCCTCAAGGTTTTCTCATCAGGCCAAGCTTTGGGAGGTCATAAAAGGTCACATTTAATTGGTGGCGGTTCAGAGGCTAAAAGCAACCAAACAATAGTGATTCAGAAACCAATCCCAGAAATCAGAGATCTTCTTGATCTGAATCTTCCAGCTCCtgttgaagaagaaaacaatGATGGTCATGTTGCTTCACTTAAGCCATGGTGGGTTGGAAATGGCAGCCACAAACATGAAGGGCTCGTGGGTCTGATCTCCAACTGA